TTATCGTTTTAATGGATAATTAAAGATTAATAGATAGTTTAAGATATTAATAATATTTGATTAAAGATTAACATTACCTTTAGCAAAAAAGGTATCAAAGGTGGTAAAAAATTCTTTAAGTTGTTGACTTAAGTTAACTGCATATTCAGTAGACTCAAGATTACGGCCTTCTCGAATGAATAAAGGCTCATCAAAGTAGTGTCTGACTCGCTTCAGATGGATACTGACCGATGACGGAGAACAGCCGAGAATCAAGGATGCACTGTATAAGCTTCCTGTTTCAACAAATGCGATAAATACGAGTATCGATCTAAAATCGACCTCCATAAGACGACGATATTTAAAACTACAATCCATTGAACTCATACTCACCTCGC
This Citrobacter enshiensis DNA region includes the following protein-coding sequences:
- a CDS encoding helix-turn-helix domain-containing protein → MSSMDCSFKYRRLMEVDFRSILVFIAFVETGSLYSASLILGCSPSSVSIHLKRVRHYFDEPLFIREGRNLESTEYAVNLSQQLKEFFTTFDTFFAKGNVNL